The genomic window CTTGTCAACGTCAACGAAGAAATCTTCCGCTTGAACCGTCAGCACTGTACGCCCATCGTCAACCATGAGTTGCATAGATTGCGCGATTTCGGACTCTGGGGGCGGCATCCCACCGACGGGGACCCGTGTAACAATTCCGGGGTTTTTTAAGAGGTAAGGTGTTACAGTCGGACGAAAGGCGTAGACCCCACAGAGTCGGTGTGAACCGCCACGCGGGTGTCCCTCAATACCAGTAAGTGTTGAGACGCTTTTGCCTTCTGATTTCGCCGTGCCGACACCGGCACAAAGCCAGTCGCTTGCGTCTTCATTACCGAGGGGTTGCACCAGTGCTGCCGCTTCTGCATTATGCAAACAAACCCCATTAATTAAGTTACGAAAATTATCAGGAATGGTTACAATATCACCGTGAACGACGAGATAAGGTTCATCTCCAAGCAGGTCTAATGTACTCAAGACAGCACTTGCAGTGCCGTCAATGGGGTTTTGTGTAACGAAGGCAACGTTTGGTATATCGGCAAGAACGCCACGTACCTGTTGGGCGTAATGTCCCACCACAACGATAATTCGCTGGCATCCGACCTCAATCAGATTCTCGACGACTCGACGGACTATCGGTGTGTTGGCAACAGGAATCGTGCATTTCTGCCGAAATTCCCCGTAGGGCCACACCTTCCGTCCTAATCCTGCGGCGAGCACAATCGCCGTTTTTATTTCCATATTTAAAGGATTCCTAATTTCTGCCATGCTATGTGTTGATTCATAAATTCTGCTAAAAACGTTACATCGGGATAAGCCGTATCCAGTCGTTTTTCATAAGGGACAACGCCGATCACGGGGACACCTGTCAAATTCTCGATTTCAGCTGGGTTTGTTGCTTCGGCGAGTCCTGCTGTCTCGGCGCATAATCCGTTCAGCACAATACCGGTTATCTGAAGTTCAAACTGTCGAGCGTAGGCGACGGTCAAAAGTGTATGATTTAAGGTGCCCAGTCCTACCTGTGCAACAATCAGTATCGGCAGTTGCAACCGCTTGATGAGATGCACGACGAGAAAATCGTCTTGGATGGGTACTGCGATGCCACCGACACCCTCTACTATCACGAAATCGTATTTCTGCCGGAGTTCTGCGAAGGCGGTCTCAACGCAGGACACATCGATTTCTCTGCCTTCCATCCTTGCTGCCACAGAGGGTGCAAGTGGATGTCGGAGGTAGATCGGGTTAATCAGGGAGCGTTCATCGTCAACTTGCGCGGCGTGCTTGAGGAATTGAGCGTCAGCGGTATCGCCTGTACTGATCGGTTTCATCACGCCTACGTTCATCCCTGCTTGTTTGAGGGATGCGGCTAACCCACCAGCGATCACTGTCTTCCCGATTTCTGTCCCTGTACCTGTGATAAAGATGCCTTGTGTCATATTGTTTCTATTCTACGCGAGAAAGCGTTTTTCGTCAAGGGTTCAGTTTTCAGTTATCGGTTGTCAGTTGTCAGTCCCATAGGTTGGGTTGAGCGGTGTTGGTGTTTTGACTTGATTTTTTCTTGAAATCTGTTATTATTTTAATCCATAAATAGTATTACAGAGAGAAGGAAATGCATGGCGAATTATCAAGAATTGGCAAATCTGGTTTGGAATGTAGCGGATGATGTTCTTAGAGGACTTTTCAAACCGCACGAATACGGCGATATCACCCTCCCATTTCTGGTGCTGCGCCGATTAGACTGCATCTTAGACGGGGACGGACGAAAAGAGAAAGCCATTGATACCTACAACGAGTTTAAGGACAAAGTGTCCGAAGAAATGCTACCGCCAATTATCCTGAGAGCGGTAAACACCAGTTTCTACAACACCTCCCAGTACGACCTATCCCGACTGACAGAAGATCCGACCAATATCCGCCTCAATTTTGAGAATTACCTCAACGGATTCAGTCAAGACGTGCGCGACATCATTGAAAACTTCAATCTCGACGGTTTTATTGAGCGACTGGACAGAAACAACCGTCTGTTCATCTTCTGCGATAAATTTACCGAAATCGATTTACATCCCGATAAGGTGGATAACCATACGATGGGACAGGTCTTTGAGGAGCTGCTCCGTCGATTCTCGGAGATGTCCAACGAAACCAGCGGGGAACACTACACGCCACGGGATGTGGTGCGGTTATTGGTCTCGCTATTGTTTGCGGAACACCGTGAGGACCTACGCGGGCAGGGAGTTATCCGCAGTATCTTTGATCCGTGTTGTGGGACAGGCGGTATGTTGACCGTTGGAAAGGAGTACTTCCGCGAGCAGATTAATCCGAATGCTGACATTCGGTTGTTGGGTCAGGAACTGAACGCACAGACCTACGCAATCTGCAAGTCGGATATGCTCATCATTGGCGAGGACCCCGACAATATTCGACACGGTTCCAGTCTCTCCGAGGATCAATTTCAAGGGCAACGTTT from Candidatus Poribacteria bacterium includes these protein-coding regions:
- a CDS encoding NDP-sugar synthase, which codes for MEIKTAIVLAAGLGRKVWPYGEFRQKCTIPVANTPIVRRVVENLIEVGCQRIIVVVGHYAQQVRGVLADIPNVAFVTQNPIDGTASAVLSTLDLLGDEPYLVVHGDIVTIPDNFRNLINGVCLHNAEAAALVQPLGNEDASDWLCAGVGTAKSEGKSVSTLTGIEGHPRGGSHRLCGVYAFRPTVTPYLLKNPGIVTRVPVGGMPPPESEIAQSMQLMVDDGRTVLTVQAEDFFVDVDKPWHVLEANKRLVDYLAKQVTEDQIATGAKISDAAEINGHVVLGKNSVIGPRVVINGTLIAGANNNITNGAILHGNIFVGDQCRISDYCDVGSSAIGNRCIIGHGAEMAGVLFDKVYLYHYCEMSGVFGCATDIGAATVCGTLRFDDRDTPMQVEGRYEVPPYGANATYMGDYCRTGVNAIIMPGRRIGSYSVVGPGVILYDDVPSKTMIIAKQELVTKPWGPERYGW
- the bioD gene encoding dethiobiotin synthase, translating into MTQGIFITGTGTEIGKTVIAGGLAASLKQAGMNVGVMKPISTGDTADAQFLKHAAQVDDERSLINPIYLRHPLAPSVAARMEGREIDVSCVETAFAELRQKYDFVIVEGVGGIAVPIQDDFLVVHLIKRLQLPILIVAQVGLGTLNHTLLTVAYARQFELQITGIVLNGLCAETAGLAEATNPAEIENLTGVPVIGVVPYEKRLDTAYPDVTFLAEFMNQHIAWQKLGIL